A window of the Tenebrio molitor chromosome 1, icTenMoli1.1, whole genome shotgun sequence genome harbors these coding sequences:
- the LOC138141265 gene encoding probable ATP-dependent RNA helicase DHX35 isoform X2 has product MIEAGWPGQVGICESRRVAAISLANRVADETGSLVQDETVGYAVKFDACVKKPKIKYMTEGILLREMMSDPLLKCYSAIMLDEVHERTLYTDILMGLMKKIIRKRPEMRLIVASATMDAKELFDFFNNNHIKDKSKDSAVILSVKGRQFPVNIYYTIEPVPCYVQKSVETTLKINLSKESGDILIFLTGQEEVDRAVRLLKEHANNIEQANKKEKMFVLPMYGSLPYHEQLKVFKSAPDGYRKVVVATNVAETSITIPGIVHVIDCGFVKMRWFNNETHTDSLIVLPVSKASADQRAGRAGRMRTGNVYRLFTEEYAAKLADHTPPEIIRTKLTYAVLQLKALGISNILKFKFPDPPPVENLKSALEILYALGAIDISGELTKPLGYHMAEFALDPLYSKLLLSSGEFGCSEEILTIVSMLQVETIFTKPSSGNSSIRARLQKRLFEVEEGDLITYLNVYNAFVSSDMSREFCHKNFINHKSMKRVVEVRRRLEKMLNNYDVPLVSCEGVVEIICKCLVTGLFPNAAYLHYSGVYKTVRGDIELYVHPDSVLYTIPQPQWVLFCEVMHTTKLFMRDLTVIKSDWLLELAPHFYYKTTYKDY; this is encoded by the exons ATGATAGAAGCTGGATGGCCCGGTCAGGTCGGAATATGCGAGTCGAGAAGGGTTGCGGCTATTTCTTTGGCGAACCGTGTGGCGGACGAAACGGGCTCTCTAGTACAAGACGAGACAGTGGGGTACGCTGTTAAGTTCGACGCGTGCGTCAAGAAGCCCAAGATCAAG TACATGACGGAAGGAATCTTGCTGCGGGAAATGATGTCGGATCCGCTTTTGAAATGTTATTCCGCCATAATGCTGGACGAGGTGCACGAGCGCACCCTCTACACCGACATCCTGATGGGGCTGATGAAGAAAATCATCAGA AAGCGGCCAGAAATGCGACTGATTGTCGCCTCAGCGACGATGGATGCCAAAGAGTTGTTCGATTTCTTTAACAATAATCACATCAAGGATAAATCGAAAGATTCTGCTGTAATATTGTCCGTGAAGGGGCGACAATTTCCCgtcaatatttattacacgATAG AACCTGTCCCTTGTTACGTACAAAAATCCGTCGAGACaactttgaaaataaatttgtctaaAGAAAGCGGcgacattttaatatttttaactggGCAAGAAGAAGTGGACAGAGCGGTCAGACTGTTGAAAGAACATGCGAACAACATCGAACAAGCGAATAAGAAAGAGAAAATGTTCGTTTTGCCCATGTACGGCTCCCTTCCGTATCACGAACAACTGAAAGTGTTCAAATCTGCACCGGATGGTTACAGGAAAGTAGTTGTTGCCACAAATGTTGCGGAAACGTCCATAACAATCCCCGGAATAGTGCACG TAATCGATTGTGGTTTTGTGAAGATGCGATGGTTCAATAATGAGACTCACACGGACAGCTTGATCGTTCTTCCGGTAAGTAAAGCGTCGGCAGATCAAAGAGCGGGGAGAGCCGGACGTATGAGGACGGGAAACGTGTACAG ATTGTTCACTGAAGAGTATGCCGCAAAGCTCGCCGACCACACTCCGCCGGAAATCATCCGGACAAAGCTAACTTACGCTGTTTTGCAACTGAAAGCTTTGGGGATCAGCAACATTCTCAAATTTAAGTTTCCGGATCCGCCTCCGgtggaaaatttgaaaagcgCCCTAGAAATACTGTACGCTCTCGGCGCCATCGACATTAGCGGCGAATTGACGAAACCTTTGGGCTATCACATGGCGGAATTTGCTTTGGACCCTCTCTACTCCAAACTCCTGTTGAGTTCCG GTGAGTTTGGGTGTTCCGAAGAGATTTTGACCATCGTCTCGATGCTCCAAGTGGAAACGATCTTCACGAAACCGTCTTCCGGCAATTCCTCGATCAGGGCTCGACTCCAGAAGAGACTGTTCGAAGTGGAAGAGGGTGACCTCATCACGTATTTGAATGTGTACAACGCTTTTGTCAGCAGCGACATGTCGAGGGAGTTCTGTCACAAGAATTTTATCAATCACAAAAGCATGAAACGGGTGGTGGAGGTCAGACGTCGCttggaaaaaatgttgaacAATTACGATGTACCTCTTGTGTCGTGCGAAG GTGTGgtagaaataatttgtaaatgtttGGTAACGGGACTTTTCCCAAACGCGGCGTACTTGCATTACAGTGGGGTGTACAAAACAGTACGTGGAGACATAGAACTTTATGTTCACCCGGATAGTGTGTTGTACACAATTCCACAGCCCCAATG GGTGCTCTTTTGTGAAGTGATGCACACCACAAAACTCTTCATGAGAGATCTCACTGTAATAAAAAGTGACTGGTTACTAGAACTAGCgccacatttttattacaagaCCACTTACAAAGACTATTGA
- the Cpes gene encoding ceramide phosphoethanolamine synthase produces the protein MVCPASHISKILLLVFVTVLLFYLYMDFNLYLRIQNYPIDRGIDDNTTLNYKDVSWLGCNINPLCDVTVKAVLLDHTNYYLFAPLVTIIDNIFDISRIQYITPNSISVFHVFVAILSAKCISSDSLAYRRLGVVLFEVRTFLDDLDGHVARVRKNVKGERSEIGTTGYYVDGVCDALGCLALMIGTFVFLKNNPPRRGYMQLPTTSDTKETNIVYKGKVTSNKVSKKLLCFTAQLILSSMAWNRYIALYQDMLEKNDVPPDEFARQNAIFKSSFFFGVTWLWRVVNVHNMLHCLLLGIFCDKLWEFLRSIQYVGFGVLLFVIAITEVHVTEVRKIMAHKTFSNSTNF, from the coding sequence ATGGTATGCCCCGCCTCCCACATCAGTAAGATCCTGTTGTTGGTTTTCGTGACCGTTCTGTTGTTCTACCTTTACATGGATTTCAATTTGTACTTAAGAATCCAAAACTATCCTATAGACAGGGGCATCGACGACAATACAACTTTAAATTACAAAGATGTTAGTTGGCTAGGATGTAATATAAACCCCCTGTGCGACGTTACCGTTAAGGCCGTACTGTTAGACCACACCAACTACTACCTGTTCGCCCCCCTCGTCACAATAATCGACAACATTTTCGATATATCGCGCATCCAATACATCACGCCAAATTCTATAAGTGTCTTCCACGTGTTCGTCGCGATCCTGAGCGCCAAGTGCATTTCCAGCGACAGTCTGGCCTACCGCCGTTTGGGGGTGGTGCTGTTCGAAGTGCGGACGTTTCTCGACGACCTCGACGGCCACGTCGCCAGAGTCCGAAAGAACGTCAAAGGGGAGAGGTCCGAGATCGGCACGACCGGATATTACGTAGACGGCGTGTGCGACGCCCTGGGCTGCCTCGCCCTCATGATAGGCACGTTCGTCTTCTTGAAAAACAATCCCCCGAGGAGGGGCTACATGCAGCTGCCGACCACCAGCGACACCAAAGAGACCAACATCGTCTACAAGGGCAAGGTCACCTCGAACAAGGTGTCGAAGAAGCTCCTCTGCTTCACGGCTCAGCTCATCCTGAGCTCGATGGCCTGGAATCGGTACATAGCTCTCTACCAGGACATGCTCGAGAAGAACGACGTGCCCCCAGACGAGTTCGCCAGACAGAATGCGATCTTTAAGAGCTCATTTTTCTTCGGAGTAACGTGGCTGTGGAGGGTCGTGAACGTGCACAACATGCTGCACTGTCTCCTATTGGGAATATTTTGTGATAAACTGTGGGAGTTTCTTAGGAGCATACAGTACGTAGGGTTCGGCGTCTTGCTCTTCGTCATCGCCATCACGGAGGTTCACGTCACCGAAGTCAGGAAAATCATGGCGCACAAGACGTTTTCGAACAGCACGAATTTTTAA